A segment of the Prochlorococcus marinus str. SB genome:
TATCAATATGAATATTGATAATAGTGATTCTGCCTCTAGAGTTGTTAAAAATAATGAAATTAATATTCCCGTAAAACCTACAATAAAACCCAAAAAAGAACTCCCATTAGAAAAAAAGCCTTTCCAAGAATTTATTAACCTACACCTAATTCCTTCACTTACTGAGGAAATTAATAAAAGGGGATTAGAAATAAACAATATTAACCTCACTAACACATCTAGACCTATTGCTGGAGATAAATGTTGGGTAATAAATTGTGAAATTAAAGACACTTGTAACTTTTGGCTATCCTTTGAGAAGGATGACATTAGTTCTTTAAAAAGTATTTCTTTATCAAAACCTAATCAAAAACCAAGCATTATTGAATCTTTTCTTATTGACGAAAAAAGAATCACCCTAAAATTAATTATTTCAAGGGTACTTCAAAGATTGAATGGGCAAAAGTTAATAGGAGTTAATTAGAAAAACAATAACACCAAGTTAACTTTTCCCTCGAAAAGACAAATCATAGTAAATAATAGTATTAATAAACCGAATAAAAAATGGCTCAATCAACTGTTGAATCAAAAAATAAAAAAGATATTAATAATGGAAAGATACCTGCAAAAGAAACAATTTTGTCTCCAAGATTCTATACAACAGACTTTGAGGCTATGGAAAATATGGATTTATCAATAAACGAGGAGGAATTGGAAGCTATATGTGAAGAATTTAGGAAAGATTACAATAGACATCATTTTGTAAGAAATAGTGAATTTGAAGGGGCTGCAGAAAAATTAGATCCTGAGACAAGAGAGCTTTTTGTTGATTTTCTCGAGGGAAGTTGTACTTCAGAATTTTCAGGTTTTTTACTTTATAAGGAACTTAGTAAGAGAATTAAAGTCAAAAACCCTCTACTTGCTGAATGTTTTGCTCATATGGCCAGAGATGAAGCAAGACATGCAGGTTTTTTAAATAAATCAATGAGTGACTTTGGACTTCAGTTAGATTTAGGTTTTTTAACAGCGAATAAAGATTACACTTATTTCCCACCAAGAAGTATTTTTTACGCTACTTATTTATCCGAAAAAATAGGTTATTGGAGATACATCGCAATTTATAGGCATCTAGAAAAGAATCCAGATAGCAAGATTTTTCCACTTTTTAATTACTTTGAGAATTGGTGTCAAGATGAAAATAGGCATGGTGACTTCTTTGACGCACTAATGAAAGCACAACCACGAACAGTTAAATCATTAAGCCAAAAAATTACCATTGGGGGCTCTACCTTTACACATCCACTATTTGACTATTTCCATAGATTTAGATACTTTTTGAACAATCTTCCATTAACATCCAAGTTATGGTCTAGGTTTTTCTTACTTGCTGTATTTGCCACTATGTATGCAAGGGATCTGGGGATCAAAAAGGATTTCTACGCTTCTTTAGGATTAGATGCGAGAGATTACGACCAGTATGTAATTAATAAAACTAATGAAACTTCTGCTAGAGTTTTTCCTGTAGTGTTAGACGTTTATGATAAATCCTTCTACGGAAGATTAGATAAAATAGTAGAAAATAATAAGGTTCTTTCCGATATTGCAAGCAGTGAGGGAAATACATTATCTAAAACTTTTAAAAAATTACCTAAATATTTATCAAACGGTTACCAGTTATTGAGACTATACTTATTAAAACCTCTTGATAGCAAAGATTTCCAACCTTCGATTAGATAATCTTTATACAGAGAAGAATTATAGACTCAAATGCTTTCGTCACAAATCAAATCAAATGAAATTATTTTTGGCAGTTGCAATAAGGATTTGTTAGAAGAAATTATTTTCTATGGGATTAGACTAGGGGCTGATTTTGTGGAAATATTTATAGAAAATACCGATAACTCAAGTGTTTTAGCTGAGGAAGATTTCATTACAAGTGTAAGTCCATCATTTGGAAGGGGTGCTGGTATTAGGATCTTTAAAGAAAAAAAGGATGGATTTGTAAGTACAAATGATTTAACAAAGCATGGCTTGATGAGATCGGTATCTCAGGCTATTGAGATGTTAGACATAACAAACAACAATAAAGGGGATTCATTTAACGGTTTAAATGAACATAGGGACTATAGCTTATCCAAGAAAAAATGGATTAATGAAGTCCCATCTATTCATGAGATAAGTGAAAAACTACTACTCAGCTCAAAATCTCTAAAAAAGAATAACAAAATAATAACTAGAAAAGGAAGTTACTCAAGAAATTTGCAAGAAGTAATTATAGCTTGCAGTGATGGAACCTATGTCTCAGATATTAGGTTGCATCAAACAGTTGGACTCAATGTAATTGCTAGTGATGCCCAATATAGATCTAGTGGAAGTAGAAGATTTGGATCGTCAGGAATGCCTAATGAATTCAGATTATGGGATCACGAAAAAGCAGCTAATGAGGTGTTTGAAAGTTCAATGAATATGTTGTATGCAGATTATGTTGATGCGGGACAAATGCCTGTTGTATTAGCTAATAAATTTGGTGGCGTTATATTCCACGAAGCCTGCGGTCATTTACTTGAAACTACTCAAATAGAAAGAGGAACAACACCATTTGAGAATAAATTGAATGAAAAAATTGCACATGAATCAGTAACAGCAATTGATGAAGGAATATCAGAAGGATCCTTTGGTTCATTATCTGTAGATGATGAAGGTATGGAACCAGAAAAATCAGTTCTTATAAAAAATGGAATTTTAAAAAAATTCATATCTGACAGAGCTGGTGAATTAAGAACTGGTCATAAAAGGACAGGGAGTGGAAGAAGACAAAATTATTCCTTTGCTGCAGCTTCAAGAATGAGAAATACTTATATAGCTAAGGGTGATCACTCGAAAGAGGATTTAATCAATAGTATTAGCGATGGACTTTACTGCAAATCAATGGGGGGTGGCAGTGTAGGTGCTACAGGACAATTTAATTTTGCGGTGGAAGAAGGATATCTTATCAAAAACGGAAAATTAACTACTCCAGTAAAGGGAGCAACTTTGATTGGTGAGGCAAAAGAAGTTATGCCAAAAATATCAATGTGCGGTAATGACCTCGAATTGGCTCCTGGATTCTGTGGATCCATTAGTGGAAGTGTCAACGTAACTGTTGGCCAACCTCATATTAAGGTTGATTCAATCACTGTTGGCGGTAGATAGGATATGAATTCAAAAGAAATTACAACACAAATCTCCAAAGCTGCAGATTTCCTAAATCTTAAAAAATGGGATTATGGTGCAAGCTTTTCTAATGACTATTCTGTGCAAGTAGATAAAGGTGAGGCTAAACAACTTAAGGCAACACAAAAGCAAATTTTAACTTTAAGAGTTTGGAATGAATCTAATTTAGTCGGTATTACAACAACAAGTGATATCAGTGAATCTGGTATTAAAAAGGCTCTGAATCAAGCAAATATTGCATCTGATTTTGGCAACAAGAATGAAAGAACAGAATTCTCTCCACTAGCTAAGTATCCTATTGAAGTTAAGGACGCAAAAAAAAGAGATCCTGTTGGAATTAAAAAATTACTTACGATTTTAAGAGAAGCAGAAGAAAAACTATTAGAAAGCCATGAATCCATAAAATCTGTTCCATATAATGGTCTATCTGAGAGTTTTTATGAAAGAGTTTATGCAAATAGTGATGGTGCATTTCGCAGTTATACCAAAAGTCAAGCTGCACTTTATTTATATGCAAGAGCACAAGAGAAAAATAAGAAACCTCGTAGCTCAGGTTCTGTAAAACTAGGATATGGAGTTGAAGATATAGATATTGAGTCTTGTATTAAAGACGCATCTAATAAAACAATTTCTCATTTAAATTATTCATCTATTGAAACTGCTAAATATTTAATATGTTTTTCCCCTGAGTCTTTTTTAACGATCATTAACGCCTTTAGTTCAATGTTTAATGCTAGAAGCATTTTAGATGGTGTCAGCTTATCAAATAAAAATTCTATTGGAGAGAAGCTATCTACAGAAGCACTTAATATTTATGATGATGGTCTTCACGAAGAGAATATTTCTTCATCACCATTTGATGGAGAAGGAACTCCTACCAAAAGACTATGTTTAATTAAAAAAGGTAGAATTGAAAATTTTATACATTCTGAATCAACTGCAAGAATATTTAAAACAATCCCTACAGGCCACGCTGGACTAGGATCAAAAGTCTCAGTATCTCCTGATTGGATAGTAGTTGAGAAATCAGAGGGGAACTCTGATCTAAAAATATCATTAGATCATTCAACTTATGAGGGAGAATTTGTTTATATTGAAGAATTAAATGCGATCCATGCAGGTGTAAGAGCAAGCCAAGGTTCATTCTCTCTTCCATTTGATGGATGGCTCTATAAAAACGGTAAAAAAACCTCAATAGATTCTGCCACCGTAGCAGGAGACATCAAATATCTTATGAAAAACATAGTAAATATTGAATCAAGCCAAGAGGTAACAACAAGTGGAATTTCTCCACATATATGGGTAGATGAATTATCAATAACTGGTGACGCGTGAGAATTATATTCTGGGGAACACCTGAGTATTCAATCGCTAGCCTTGATATTTTTATTAAATCTAAGCATGAGGTAATTGCAGTAGTTAGCCAACCGGATAAGAAAAGATCTAGGGGAAATAAATTAATACCCTCTCCTGTCAAAAGCTTTGCCGAGCAAGAAAATTTAAAAATTTATACTCCAGCAAAAATCAAGGACAATATACATTTTATAAATGAACTTAAATCACTTTCTTGTGATTTATTTATTGTTATAGCTTACGGGAAAATTTTACCCAAAGAGATATTGGAGATCCCAAAATTTGGTTGTTGGAACGCACATGCTTCATTACTTCCAAGATGGCGTGGTGCTGCTCCAATTCAATGGTCTCTAATAAAAGGTGATGAATTTACTGGTGTAGGAATTATGAAAATGAATGAGGGACTAGATACTGGGGACTTATTATTGGAAGAAAAAATTAAAATCGATAATGACGATAATTTAAATACACTATCGGAAAGACTTAGTATTTTATCTGCAAAATTATTTTTAAATGCTACATATTTAATAGAAGAAAATATTAAGAAAAATACTAATTTTCAATTAACAAAACAACATAGCCTTGGAAGAGAAATTACTTACGCAAGAATGATTGAAAAATCAGACTTTAAAGTTGATTGGGGTAATGAGGCAATTAAAATTTCTCAAAAAATAAAAGCATTATACCCACGAGCAAATACAACTTTTAGAGGTAAGAACCTTAAAATACTTAAAATCAAAGTTTTGACTAGTGATGAAATTAAAAATGAAAAATACCTTTTAATGAGCCATTATTCAAGACCAGGTATTATTCTTGATGTAATAGAAAATGAAGGAATTATAATTTCAACTAAAACTGATCCGATTATTTTGTTAGTAGGAAAACTTGAAGGCAAAAACATTTCTAGCAAGAAGCAATTGATTCAACAGTTAAAGCCTTCAGCAGGTGAATATTTCTCAGATTAAGTTTTAGATTCTTTTTTTGAGAATCCCCAAATGAAAGCAAAAAGAATCAAAAAATAAAAATAATAATCTGGCAGAATAGACTCTTTAATTAACGTATTTAGTAATAGCTTAATCCCAACTATCAAAATTGCTACATAACCGGCTGTTTCTAATCTAG
Coding sequences within it:
- a CDS encoding DUF2996 domain-containing protein, encoding MEENLDKNNGVNKEKSYKANKSNSEEIKGPKSEKVINMNIDNSDSASRVVKNNEINIPVKPTIKPKKELPLEKKPFQEFINLHLIPSLTEEINKRGLEINNINLTNTSRPIAGDKCWVINCEIKDTCNFWLSFEKDDISSLKSISLSKPNQKPSIIESFLIDEKRITLKLIISRVLQRLNGQKLIGVN
- the acsF gene encoding magnesium-protoporphyrin IX monomethyl ester (oxidative) cyclase, whose protein sequence is MAQSTVESKNKKDINNGKIPAKETILSPRFYTTDFEAMENMDLSINEEELEAICEEFRKDYNRHHFVRNSEFEGAAEKLDPETRELFVDFLEGSCTSEFSGFLLYKELSKRIKVKNPLLAECFAHMARDEARHAGFLNKSMSDFGLQLDLGFLTANKDYTYFPPRSIFYATYLSEKIGYWRYIAIYRHLEKNPDSKIFPLFNYFENWCQDENRHGDFFDALMKAQPRTVKSLSQKITIGGSTFTHPLFDYFHRFRYFLNNLPLTSKLWSRFFLLAVFATMYARDLGIKKDFYASLGLDARDYDQYVINKTNETSARVFPVVLDVYDKSFYGRLDKIVENNKVLSDIASSEGNTLSKTFKKLPKYLSNGYQLLRLYLLKPLDSKDFQPSIR
- a CDS encoding TldD/PmbA family protein; this encodes MLSSQIKSNEIIFGSCNKDLLEEIIFYGIRLGADFVEIFIENTDNSSVLAEEDFITSVSPSFGRGAGIRIFKEKKDGFVSTNDLTKHGLMRSVSQAIEMLDITNNNKGDSFNGLNEHRDYSLSKKKWINEVPSIHEISEKLLLSSKSLKKNNKIITRKGSYSRNLQEVIIACSDGTYVSDIRLHQTVGLNVIASDAQYRSSGSRRFGSSGMPNEFRLWDHEKAANEVFESSMNMLYADYVDAGQMPVVLANKFGGVIFHEACGHLLETTQIERGTTPFENKLNEKIAHESVTAIDEGISEGSFGSLSVDDEGMEPEKSVLIKNGILKKFISDRAGELRTGHKRTGSGRRQNYSFAAASRMRNTYIAKGDHSKEDLINSISDGLYCKSMGGGSVGATGQFNFAVEEGYLIKNGKLTTPVKGATLIGEAKEVMPKISMCGNDLELAPGFCGSISGSVNVTVGQPHIKVDSITVGGR
- a CDS encoding TldD/PmbA family protein — translated: MNSKEITTQISKAADFLNLKKWDYGASFSNDYSVQVDKGEAKQLKATQKQILTLRVWNESNLVGITTTSDISESGIKKALNQANIASDFGNKNERTEFSPLAKYPIEVKDAKKRDPVGIKKLLTILREAEEKLLESHESIKSVPYNGLSESFYERVYANSDGAFRSYTKSQAALYLYARAQEKNKKPRSSGSVKLGYGVEDIDIESCIKDASNKTISHLNYSSIETAKYLICFSPESFLTIINAFSSMFNARSILDGVSLSNKNSIGEKLSTEALNIYDDGLHEENISSSPFDGEGTPTKRLCLIKKGRIENFIHSESTARIFKTIPTGHAGLGSKVSVSPDWIVVEKSEGNSDLKISLDHSTYEGEFVYIEELNAIHAGVRASQGSFSLPFDGWLYKNGKKTSIDSATVAGDIKYLMKNIVNIESSQEVTTSGISPHIWVDELSITGDA
- the fmt gene encoding methionyl-tRNA formyltransferase gives rise to the protein MRIIFWGTPEYSIASLDIFIKSKHEVIAVVSQPDKKRSRGNKLIPSPVKSFAEQENLKIYTPAKIKDNIHFINELKSLSCDLFIVIAYGKILPKEILEIPKFGCWNAHASLLPRWRGAAPIQWSLIKGDEFTGVGIMKMNEGLDTGDLLLEEKIKIDNDDNLNTLSERLSILSAKLFLNATYLIEENIKKNTNFQLTKQHSLGREITYARMIEKSDFKVDWGNEAIKISQKIKALYPRANTTFRGKNLKILKIKVLTSDEIKNEKYLLMSHYSRPGIILDVIENEGIIISTKTDPIILLVGKLEGKNISSKKQLIQQLKPSAGEYFSD